AACCAAGAAAAGCTAGAACCTTAGATTAGGATCAACGTTGCAAATATGCATCTATCTGGGCATATATAATAAGAGTAAAGTTTTTATTTCAGGGATATTTTCAACGATGACGTCTCAAAATCACTTTTATTCCCGTACACCAGAACAACATGTTCGCATGGTTAGAGATAAACATGGCGTATGTAAGGGAGAGCCCTATACCACCTCTAAGGGGCTTTTTTACCACTTAGCAGGAGATGCTCTATCCTCTGGAGTATTTTTATTTTTCATCCGCACCTTATTTTTCCTTACCCCTTTAGCTCATAGCTTTCAAACCAAACTCCTCATCTCACTAGGAATAGGCTGGGCCTTTTATCAAGGGGCATTCAAAGCGAAGGAAGCTTGGTCCTATATGGAGCTTTCTCATCGCTCTATGTTTCAGGAAAAAGAGGAGATAGAACGCCACTTTGATCAGGAGAAGGAAGAGCTTCGCGTGATCTTTTCAAACCAAGGGTTTAAAGGGCCTCTCCTTGAGGATATGATAGAGTATGTTTGCTCAGATACCACCCTACTGTTAGACATCATGATCCGTGAAGAGCTCCATATCTGCAAAGAAGCTTTCCCACACCCTCTAACCCAAGGAGGTGTACGCATGTTAGGGAACCTTTTAGGCCTCATGCTCTTTCTGCCCTTTACACTATGTGCTAGCTATTCCCTCGCAGGGTTCTTCTCTACTCTCCTCATTGTTGTGCTTTCTATTTTTAAAGCAAAAATTTTAGAGAATAGTGCAATCGTAGATTCTGTATGGAGTGCGGGGATCTTCCTTACAGCTATCAGCATTATCTGTTCTTTTATAAAGTTTTTATAGACAGGAGGTTATCGTGTTTTCTCGAATATTCTCGACACCGTTTTCTGCCAAAATTTTAACAAATTTTTTTGAATCTGGGATGTCAGAAGATACGAGCCCTATGCTTTCTGCTGAAAGTCGTAAACTTAGCCGCAATCTTACTTTAAAATCTTCCTATGTATCCTTAGTAACTTACATGGTTGCGTTATTATGCTATTGGTTTCACGCTGAGAATGTCTCGCATTTATTTACTGTGTTGACGTTCTTTTTTGCTGGTACGCCTGCATTGATTAAGTCTTTGGAAAACATCTATCATAAAACTATAAATATTGACATTTTGATGACGTCAGCAGCATTTGGCTCTATCTTTATTGGTGGAGCTTTAGAAGGAGCCTTGCTTCTGGTGTTGTTTGCAATTTCTGAAGCTTTAGGGCAGATGGTTTCAGGGAAAGCAAAGAGCTCTTTAGCATCATTAAAGCAGCTTGCCCCCACAACAGGATGGGTACTGTTAGAAAATGGTCATCTTCAGCAAAAGCCAATAGATAAAATCTGTGTAGGAGATATTCTCCGAATCAAAAGTGGAGAAGTCGTCCCTTTAGATGGAGAGATCATCCATGGTTCCTCATCTGTAAATCTTATGCACCTTACGGGAGAAAAGGTCCCCAAGTCATGCCAGATAGGTTCGATCATTCCTGCTGGAGCGCATAATCTTGAGGGGAGCTTTGACCTTAGGGTTTTACGTATCGGTGCGGACTCCACAATTGCACATATTATTAATTTAGTCATCCAAGCGCAAAACTCTAAGCCTGCCTTGCAACAACGCTTAGACAAATACTCCTCTGCCTACGCCATTGCCATTTTCGCTATTGCCAGTGCCATTGCCATTTTTGTGCCATTATTTTCTTCTATCCCCTTTTTAGGCCCAAATAGCGCTTTTTATCGCGCGTTAGCCTTTCTCATTGCAGCATCCCCTTGTGCTCTTATCATTGCCATCCCCATTGCATATTTAAGTGCCATAAATGCTTGTGCGAAGCATGGTGTGTTGTTAAAAGGCGGTGTGATTCTTGATCGCCTAGTATCGTGTAACTCCATAGTGATGGATAAAACAGGGACACTAACTACTGGCACGCTCACCTGTATCCGCTGTGATATCTTTGGAGAAAAAACCCCTGAATTTTTCCCTTCGATTTTAGCTTTAGAGCAATCTTCATCGCACCCTATAGCTCAAGCAATTGTGAAATACCTTGCTGCACAGCGCATCACTCCGCGTGCTGCAGATCGCTATCTTACAGTCCCTGGGGAAGGGGTCCGAGGTTTCTTCCAAGATCAGGAAGCTTTCGTAGGGAAAACAGAAACAGCTCTACGAACCATTCCTAGGGTCTATGCTGAGGATCTCAAACAGCGCATATTCCGAGCTAAACTTCGCGGGGAAATTTGCTCCCTAGCATATTTAGGTTCGTGTTGTGCATTATTTTACTTTAAAGATGAGCCTCGCCCTCATGCTTCGGAGATTATTTCGGAACTAAAGAGATTAGGCTATCCCGTAAGCATACTTACAGGAGATCATAAAGTCAGCGCAGAAAATATCGCCAAGATCGTTGGAATTTCTGAGGTATTTGCAAACCTCTCTCCAGAAGCAAAGTTAAATAAAGTTCGTGAGTTAGCGAAGCGGCGGCATATTTTGATGGTAGGAGATGGGATTAATGACGCTCCTGCGCTAGCTCAGGCTACGGTAGGAGTCGCTATGGGAGAAGCAGGAAGTGCTACAGCTATAGAAGCTGCGGACGTTGTGCTTTTGCATGACTCTTTAGCTTCCCTACCATGGGTGCTAAAAAAAGCTCGGCAAACAAAAAAAATCGTTTCTCAGAATTTAAGTTTAGCTCTGGCAATTATCTTACTAGTATCTTGGCCTGCCTCTTTTGGAATCATCCCTCTATGGCTTGCGGTGATTCTTCATGAGGGCAGTACGGTGATTGTCGGGATGAATGCTTTGCGTTTACTAAAATAGGTTAGTAACGGATAAACCTTCGGCTATAAATACTTTGTAGAATCCCCAAAGAAGCCATAGAGGAGATCACAGAGGAGCCTCCGTAAGAAATTAAGACCAGAGGAACTCCCGTGATAGGCAGCAGTCCACACATCATACTGATATTTATTAATATATGCATGGAAAGATACACCGTAATGCCTCCTGCAAGGAGTTTCCCGAAGTCATCCACAGCTACAGCTACGGTGCGGCAACCAAAGCAAATCAAAGAGTAGAAAAGCAGGAGCACTACGGCAAGTCCCCATAGGCCAAACTCCTCCCCCAGAGCTGGAAATACGGAATCCGTATAACTATAGGGAAGCCATCCTCTCCCTGCAAACTCTCCGGACTTCCATCCGCGTCCTTTTAATCCTCCCAACCCTATGGAAATCAATGAGGCTCTTTGATGGTGGTTAGCGGGGCTCAGGCGGTCATATTGGTATTCTTTGATTACCTTCAAAGCATAGGGACGGATCTTTTCATGCGAGATGATCCCAGAGAAAATCAGCAGAGAACATAACACACCACATCCTGCAATTATCGCACAAAATCTTACAAAAGGCGGGTAGATGTTTCCTAAGTAAAGGATTGCCAAAGCAACAGGGCACAATACTAATGCGGTTCCTAGATCTGGCTCTTTCAAAATCAAGAAGAAAGGAACAGCGACGATGATACATGCAACGAACGCTGTAGTTTTTGAGGAGATCTGTGCTTTACGAGCATCTAAGGCATAGCTTAGCATAATCACAACCACGAGCTTAGCATATTCTGAAGGCTGTACACTAAGGCGTATGAGGGGGATCCGATACCATCTATGCACATGCTGCACTGCTGGGACAAAGAACAGCCCTACTAAACTTAGCAACATGAGAAGGTAGAGTAGCCATGCCCACTTCTGCAATTTATGGTAATCCATATGCATGCATATAACAAAGACGATCCAGCCCAGAGTAAAGTGTTTCAACTGCATGAGGCTTTTTGCTGACAAGGGAAACTTGGATGGAGACTCTAATGTAGATAGGGAATCCATAGAAGAGATCACGACAATACTCAAAGCCATTAAAGAAAACATGATGGCAAACAACCATAAATTCACATGGCGAAGATAGTTGTAGTGTCTCATAATGATTCTAACAGTACGTCTTAAGTCTAGGATATGAAAGTTATTTATTACGAAGTAGCAAAAACTCCTTCTACAAATACAGAAGCAAAAAGACTCATGCACCTATGGGATCCTTATGCACTTACTGTAGTTACGACAAAACACCAGACCGCAGGAAAAGGAAAATTTGGGAAATCTTGGAAGAGCTCCCCTAAAGATCTCCTGGCAACATTTTGTTTTTTCCTTAAAGTTCAAGATCTTGATCTCTCGCAGCTCTTTCGTTTAGGAACAGAAGCTGTCCTAATGCTCACCCAAGAACTCCACATAAAAGCATCTATAAAATGGCCTAACGACGTTCTCGTTCACAATAAAAAGCTCTGTGGAGTGCTCTGTGAAACCCTCCCGTCTCAAAGGCATTTAGGAGTGGCCTTAGGAATCGGGATCAATGTCAACACCCCAAAAGAAATTCTAGACGCTATTGATCAGCCTGCCATATCACTACAAGCCATACTAGGAGAAGAGGTGGATGTGGGGGGGCTTCTAGAGAAACTCACTACTCAGATCATACAGATCTTACGTGTTCACATTGCAGATATGTTAGCGACTCAAACGGATTTCAGGAAGATCTAGGAAACGAAAGAGGTGTTGCGCACACCATAAAGACCCTTGACGTCGCAACTTTAAGTACTTCTCTACGGCTTGTTCATATGCCGCTATTTCAAATGAAAAAAGATTCTCTCTAGCCCAGAAATTCTCTATCCATAGCAACGCTTGCCGTTGATTTTCACAAGAATCTAGAGAGTCTAACAATTCTGCTAGAAATTGCGGCAAAGACTCTTCCATCTCTCGAAAAGCAAAAAGAATCGTATAGCCATTACGAAGAAATTTCCTCCAGGGAATGCTACTATGCTCTGACAAAAAAGCTATTTCCTTCTCTATCTTACTAGCATCTTGTTGTAACAGCTGTGCTAAGGAAACCAAAGCCTGACGTTTTGCAAGAGCATGGTTAGCAAGGACTTTCCATGCGAGAGAAACATTGCTTATAGCGTAATACAACTGCAGATAAGATCCTAATAGGGCCCCACACAGCACACCAAAAACCACTACAAAGATTACGTTTCCCATAGCTAGAGATGTTTTAGTTAAAGTGTATGATAGGTCAGGATTTCAGCATCAGTGAGCTCACGATATTCCCCATAACGCAACCCACCTAAAACAAGGCTCCCAATACGAATCCGCTTCAGTTCTAAAATCTGTAACCCCGCAGCCTCTGCAAACAAACGGATTTCGTGTTTTTTCCCTTCATTGACAACAATCTTTATCGTTCCTCTACGAACTTTAGATACAGCCACAGGACGAACACGCTTCCCATCAATCATCGTGCCCTGCATCAAGGAGTTCAAATCTTTTTCTATTACGTCGCGATTAACTTTTAGTAAATACTCTTTGGTAATCCCATAAGAAGGATGTATAATTTTATTTGCAAAATCCCCATCATTCGTAACTAAAATCAATCCCGAGGTTTCCTTATCCAAGCGTCCCACAGTAAACACCCGATAGGGAAGATGGGAGAACAAATCAATCACAAGCTTGGTTCCCGGGAACTTCCTCTCAGAGGTGCAAACAAAACCCAAAGGCTTATGCACCATAAAATAGACCTTTTTCGTGCTTGCAATAGGTTTCCCTCGCACTAAAACCCGATCATGTTGGTCATCAACCTGAACAAAAGGCCCCTGAGCTACACGTCCATTTATTGTAACCTCTCCAGCGAAAATAATTTCATCACATTTCCTACGAGAGGCAATGCCAGCAGCAGATAAAAACTTATTTAAGCGCACTTTTGTCATAAAATTCTCAAGTTAAAGGAACTATTGTGCCTGAGAAAAGAAATAGAGGTCTAGCTTTCTTTCTTTTAAAAACTTTTTTTTATAAAATTCTTCTAGACAAAAGTTCTGTTCTTTCTATGCTTGGTCTCTAAACCTCAACTCTCTTAGGATCCTATGACTTTACTCATTTTACTTCGCCATGGCCAATCTGTATGGAACGCAAGAAATTTATTTACGGGATGGGTAGATGTTCCTCTGAGTGCCCAAGGAATCGAAGAGGCTTTTTCCGCTGGAGAAGCACTTAAGGATCTCCCTATAGATTGCATTTATACCTCCACATTAGTGCGAAGCTTAATGACGGCGCTTCTAGCAATGTCTCGTCACTCCTCTCAAAAAATCCCCTACCTTATCCATGAGGATCCTGAGCATTGCAAAATGGGGAAGATCTATAGCACCACAGAGGAGCAAATGATGATCCCTGTTGTTTCATCTTCAGCCTTAAATGAAAGGATGTATGGAGAACTTCAAGGGAAAAATAAACAAGAAACTGCGGAACAATTTGGTGAGGAACAGGTGAAGTTGTGGCGACGTAGTTATAAAGTCGCCCCTCCCCAAGGAGAAAGCCTCTATGACACCAAACAGCGCGTTCTTCCCTATTTCACACAAACTATTCTCCCACAGCTACACAATTCTAAAAATGTTTTTATATCAGCTCATGGGAACTCCTTAAGATCTTTGATTATGGATATAGAAAAATTAAGTGAAGAAGAGGTACTCTCTTTAGAGCTTCCCACAGGAAAACCTATAGTGTATTCATGGACCGGCCACAAATTCGACAAACTTCTAGAACCGTTTGGTTAAACAACCAACTCGCAATTCCTCCTTCTCAAGAGGTAAAAGAAGCTCATGCTTTATATTCTGATCCGTTTTCTTTAGCTCCCTTTTCTGCATTACGGTTTTTAAAAGAAGCTGAAGAATCCATCCGTAAATCTATCAGCCCGCATCTTCCTGAGATTTTTCATTTTATTCCTCATTATCCTC
This genomic stretch from Chlamydia pecorum E58 harbors:
- a CDS encoding FtsW/RodA/SpoVE family cell cycle protein, with product MRHYNYLRHVNLWLFAIMFSLMALSIVVISSMDSLSTLESPSKFPLSAKSLMQLKHFTLGWIVFVICMHMDYHKLQKWAWLLYLLMLLSLVGLFFVPAVQHVHRWYRIPLIRLSVQPSEYAKLVVVIMLSYALDARKAQISSKTTAFVACIIVAVPFFLILKEPDLGTALVLCPVALAILYLGNIYPPFVRFCAIIAGCGVLCSLLIFSGIISHEKIRPYALKVIKEYQYDRLSPANHHQRASLISIGLGGLKGRGWKSGEFAGRGWLPYSYTDSVFPALGEEFGLWGLAVVLLLFYSLICFGCRTVAVAVDDFGKLLAGGITVYLSMHILINISMMCGLLPITGVPLVLISYGGSSVISSMASLGILQSIYSRRFIRY
- a CDS encoding 2,3-bisphosphoglycerate-dependent phosphoglycerate mutase, whose amino-acid sequence is MTLLILLRHGQSVWNARNLFTGWVDVPLSAQGIEEAFSAGEALKDLPIDCIYTSTLVRSLMTALLAMSRHSSQKIPYLIHEDPEHCKMGKIYSTTEEQMMIPVVSSSALNERMYGELQGKNKQETAEQFGEEQVKLWRRSYKVAPPQGESLYDTKQRVLPYFTQTILPQLHNSKNVFISAHGNSLRSLIMDIEKLSEEEVLSLELPTGKPIVYSWTGHKFDKLLEPFG
- a CDS encoding pseudouridine synthase produces the protein MTKVRLNKFLSAAGIASRRKCDEIIFAGEVTINGRVAQGPFVQVDDQHDRVLVRGKPIASTKKVYFMVHKPLGFVCTSERKFPGTKLVIDLFSHLPYRVFTVGRLDKETSGLILVTNDGDFANKIIHPSYGITKEYLLKVNRDVIEKDLNSLMQGTMIDGKRVRPVAVSKVRRGTIKIVVNEGKKHEIRLFAEAAGLQILELKRIRIGSLVLGGLRYGEYRELTDAEILTYHTL
- a CDS encoding cation-translocating P-type ATPase; translated protein: MFSRIFSTPFSAKILTNFFESGMSEDTSPMLSAESRKLSRNLTLKSSYVSLVTYMVALLCYWFHAENVSHLFTVLTFFFAGTPALIKSLENIYHKTINIDILMTSAAFGSIFIGGALEGALLLVLFAISEALGQMVSGKAKSSLASLKQLAPTTGWVLLENGHLQQKPIDKICVGDILRIKSGEVVPLDGEIIHGSSSVNLMHLTGEKVPKSCQIGSIIPAGAHNLEGSFDLRVLRIGADSTIAHIINLVIQAQNSKPALQQRLDKYSSAYAIAIFAIASAIAIFVPLFSSIPFLGPNSAFYRALAFLIAASPCALIIAIPIAYLSAINACAKHGVLLKGGVILDRLVSCNSIVMDKTGTLTTGTLTCIRCDIFGEKTPEFFPSILALEQSSSHPIAQAIVKYLAAQRITPRAADRYLTVPGEGVRGFFQDQEAFVGKTETALRTIPRVYAEDLKQRIFRAKLRGEICSLAYLGSCCALFYFKDEPRPHASEIISELKRLGYPVSILTGDHKVSAENIAKIVGISEVFANLSPEAKLNKVRELAKRRHILMVGDGINDAPALAQATVGVAMGEAGSATAIEAADVVLLHDSLASLPWVLKKARQTKKIVSQNLSLALAIILLVSWPASFGIIPLWLAVILHEGSTVIVGMNALRLLK
- a CDS encoding biotin--[acetyl-CoA-carboxylase] ligase → MKVIYYEVAKTPSTNTEAKRLMHLWDPYALTVVTTKHQTAGKGKFGKSWKSSPKDLLATFCFFLKVQDLDLSQLFRLGTEAVLMLTQELHIKASIKWPNDVLVHNKKLCGVLCETLPSQRHLGVALGIGINVNTPKEILDAIDQPAISLQAILGEEVDVGGLLEKLTTQIIQILRVHIADMLATQTDFRKI
- a CDS encoding VIT1/CCC1 transporter family protein; the encoded protein is MTSQNHFYSRTPEQHVRMVRDKHGVCKGEPYTTSKGLFYHLAGDALSSGVFLFFIRTLFFLTPLAHSFQTKLLISLGIGWAFYQGAFKAKEAWSYMELSHRSMFQEKEEIERHFDQEKEELRVIFSNQGFKGPLLEDMIEYVCSDTTLLLDIMIREELHICKEAFPHPLTQGGVRMLGNLLGLMLFLPFTLCASYSLAGFFSTLLIVVLSIFKAKILENSAIVDSVWSAGIFLTAISIICSFIKFL